The proteins below come from a single Thalassotalea ponticola genomic window:
- the prfA gene encoding peptide chain release factor 1: protein MNESVYQKLESLVERFEEVQHLLSDPDIIGDQDKFKALSKEFSQLEEVTKVFNDYKQAQDNFEMAQEMLKDDDPDMREMAQEEFKDAKESIDTLTHDLQILLLPKDPKDDNNCFVEIRAGAGGDEAAIFAGDLYRMYSRFAEKQGWSSEIINMSEGEHGGYKEIIVKYNGDGAYGHMKYESGGHRVQRVPETESQGRVHTSACTVVVMPEIPESEAIEINKADLKVDTFRASGAGGQHVNKTDSAIRITHIPTGIVVECQDQRSQHKNRAQAMSVLAARLQQAEDDKRRAEEESSRRSLVASGDRSERIRTYNYPQSRMTDHRINLTLYRLAEVMEGNLNLVLDPIMQENQADLLAALGEQ, encoded by the coding sequence ATGAACGAATCAGTATACCAAAAACTAGAATCTCTGGTTGAGCGCTTCGAAGAAGTGCAACATTTATTGTCTGATCCCGACATTATCGGTGATCAGGACAAATTCAAAGCCTTGTCGAAAGAATTTTCGCAACTGGAAGAAGTCACCAAAGTATTTAATGACTACAAACAAGCGCAAGATAACTTTGAAATGGCGCAGGAAATGTTGAAAGACGACGATCCTGACATGCGTGAAATGGCGCAAGAAGAATTTAAAGACGCCAAAGAGTCCATTGATACCTTGACCCATGATTTGCAAATTTTGTTACTGCCCAAAGACCCGAAAGACGATAACAACTGTTTTGTTGAAATTCGCGCTGGTGCCGGTGGCGATGAAGCGGCAATTTTTGCCGGTGACCTGTATCGCATGTATTCGCGCTTTGCTGAAAAACAAGGCTGGAGCAGTGAAATCATCAACATGAGTGAAGGTGAGCACGGCGGTTATAAAGAGATCATTGTTAAGTACAACGGCGACGGGGCATACGGTCATATGAAGTATGAAAGCGGCGGTCACCGAGTACAACGCGTACCTGAAACTGAATCTCAAGGTCGCGTTCACACCTCGGCCTGTACCGTGGTTGTTATGCCTGAAATCCCAGAGTCAGAGGCGATTGAAATTAACAAAGCGGATTTAAAAGTCGATACGTTTCGCGCATCGGGTGCCGGTGGTCAGCACGTTAACAAAACCGACTCAGCCATCCGCATTACGCATATTCCGACGGGCATAGTGGTAGAGTGTCAAGACCAGCGTTCGCAACACAAAAACCGAGCACAAGCGATGTCGGTGTTAGCGGCTCGCTTACAGCAAGCCGAAGACGATAAGCGTCGCGCCGAAGAAGAGTCGTCACGTCGCTCGTTAGTTGCCTCGGGTGATCGCAGTGAGCGTATTCGCACCTACAATTACCCGCAAAGCCGAATGACGGATCACCGTATCAACTTAACCTTATACCGCTTAGCTGAGGTGATGGAAGGTAATTTGAACTTGGTACTCGATCCGATTATGCAAGAAAACCAAGCTGACTTACTTGCCGCTCTCGGTGAGCAATAA